A single Mytilus trossulus isolate FHL-02 chromosome 12, PNRI_Mtr1.1.1.hap1, whole genome shotgun sequence DNA region contains:
- the LOC134692323 gene encoding leucine-rich repeat-containing G-protein coupled receptor 4-like, producing the protein MVEKCECAVSCPNHCFCTSVKTSCISRNLTSIPNGISEQTERLYLVDNAIESIYNESLSGLHNLQVLDLESNNIKDIQSGVFSNVYNLHHLNLKENDIETIRNDTFSDLGNLTFLSLESNRITDLPAKAFDSLTKLTLLSLESNRITELQEKAFRYLTNLSVLNLAGNFIKAINEEVFFGLHNLNYLYLGDNDIESIHNESLRGLNNLQVLNVQRNHLQYLQSGVFDDLLNLEKLILLQNEITDVGAGVFKHFSTMTQMKLHVNLIHILRNGTFEGMLHLQFIKLSRNNINLVEKGVFRRLYELEELLMAFNSLSDISGLFEDLKKLKKLDLQHNLLTSIEMKMFKGLLNLEMLDLSGNQLICNCALVSLKDLYIVRDHGVGIICPDTTGVDLKTIPDYDLCSNKGIFCRHENVTIIDGYSIDTAYGISVIRCAFMCDVNQECNAFQHDNDLQLVCNLWNIRDKSSWLTNVTRYVDLYNRC; encoded by the exons ATGGTTGAAAAA TGTGAATGCGCAGTGTCGTGTCCCAATCATTGTTTCTGCACAAGCGTAAAGACATCGTGTATCAGTAGAAATTTGACGTCAATTCCTAATGGTATTTCCGAGCAAACCGAACGATT ATACCTAGTTGACAATGCCATCGAAAGTATTTATAATGAAAGTCTAAGCGGATTGCATAACTTGCAAGTGTT agACTTAGAGTCAAATAACATCAAAGATATACAATCAGGAGTCTTTTCTAACGTATACAACTTACATCATTT gaaCTTAAAGGAAAATGACATAGAGACAATAAGGAATGATACATTTAGTGATTTGGGTAATCTGACATTCCT atCTTTGGAATCGAATAGAATAACAGATTTGCCAGCAAAAGCATTTGACTCTCTAACAAAACTGACACTCCT ATCCTTGGAATCGAATAGAATAACAGAATTGCAAGAAAAAGCATTTCGCTATCTAACAAATCTGTCAGTCTT aaatttagCGGGAAACTTCATCAAAGCTATCAACGAGGAAGTGTTCTTTGGTTTGCACAATCTCAACTATTT ATACCTAGGTGACAATGATATCGAAAGTATTCATAATGAAAGTCTACGCGGATTGAATAACCTGCAAGTGTT AAATGTTCAAAGAAACCATTTACAGTATTTGCAGAGTGGAGTATTTGACGATTTGTTGAACCTTGAAAAACT CATCTTACTACAAAATGAGATTACAGATGTTGGTGCAGGAGTATTTAAGCACTTCTCTACAATGACCCAAAT gaaacTACATGTGAATCTAATTCATATTTTGAGAAATGGAACGTTTGAAGGAATGTTGCATCTTCAGTTCAT AAAATTATCAAGAAATAATATCAACTTAGTTGAAAAGGGTGTTTTTCGAAGACTGTATGAATTGGAAGAATT ATTGATGGCATTTAATAGCTTGAGTGATATATCCGGTTTGTTCGAGgatttgaaaaaattgaaaaagtt GGACCTGCAACACAACCTATTAACATCgatagaaatgaaaatgttcaaAGGACTATTAAACTTAGAGATGtt GGATCTTTCTGGCAATCAGCTCATTTGTAACTGTGCACTTGTAAGCCTGAAAGACTTATATATTGTTCGGGATCATGGTGTTGGTATTATATGTCCGGACACCACAGGAGTCGATCTTAAGACCATTCCAGATTATGACCTGTGTTCAAACAAAG gtATATTCTGCAGGCATGAAAATGTCACAATTATAGATGGCTATTCTATTGATACTGCTTATGGTATTAGTGTCATCAGATGCGCATTCATGTGTGACGTAAATCAGGAATGTAATGCATTTCAACACGACAATGATCTGCAACTGGTCTGCAATCTGTGGAACATCAGAGATAAATCGTCATGGTTAACGAATGTTACGCGATATGTAGATCTTTACAATCGATGTTAA